The Schistocerca nitens isolate TAMUIC-IGC-003100 chromosome 2, iqSchNite1.1, whole genome shotgun sequence nucleotide sequence ATCAGAAATGGAGTTTTGCTGATCAATCACTGGCGCTTCAGTTCTGCGTCAAGAGAGGAGATATACCAGTCACCATCTCTTCTCATAACAATCTCAGTAAGAATTAGAGGTGTTTCTTGCATCTGGACTTAATGCTACAAGCTGATGAAGAGCTGTGTAATAATCTGCCATGGCATGGAGTCCAATTTTCTTCTCTGTATCCAGGAGGGGCCTAAGGTTAATAGAGTGGACAATGGAGCTTTTGTCATAGCCTCCGAAAGTAAAATTTTTCCTGAGAAGGTTAAGGTCATTGTTTATAGGTGTGATGTTGGGCCTTATTTTCCTCCTCCAGTGAGATTTTTTAGGTGCCAAAGTATCGGACACATACCCTCCCACTGTTCTAATGAGGCTATCTGTAGAGCATGTGGACGGGCATCCCACGATAGCAGCCCTTGTGACCAAACACCCTCAATGCGTCAACTCTCTGGAACTGCACCTTCCTCATTCACTGCAGTGCTCAGTGTTCAAGAGGGAGAAGAAAATTCAAGAGTATAAAACACTTGACTGCCTGTCATACCTAGATGcagagaaaaagtttgaaagacttcATTTGAGTGATATAGTCTCAGATTTTGTGACTGGTGTGTCACTGTCCATACATTATGCGGTGACATGATCTTGCACGACACGTCCTGACTCTGGTCTTAGAGCTGGGGGAGGGAATGCCAGCTGCCTTGCCCCCTATACCTGCAGCACCAGTGGTTCCCACACTGAAGATAAAATGGGGAAATCTTCACAGAAATTGAAGTCTCACAAGCATAAGCAGAAAGTTAAGCTACTTTCCGAGGCTTCAGATCTTCACTAAGGTGTGGCATGCATCTTTCCAGGCCCCTCAAAACAGATGCCATTGTGTTGCCAACTATGAATCTGCCAGTTCCTTCTGCGTCGGGAGGATACGCCTCACTGTAACTGCTGTAGTTTAGTGGCGATAGCACATTTTCTTGTTGAGTGTGACCTGCTGGCTGGTCTGTGGCAAGGTGTAGGCCTGTTTATCTCACTATCTGCGATCCTTGTGGATGATGAGATGGCCTCTACCAAAGTGTTAAAGAGTAGATTTTACACTAAACTATAGCAGTCCTCCACTtcaggcttgggggggggggggggagggggagagtctcCCCTTAtggtagccccccccccctatgtgaCTGCAAGTTactttctccccccctccccatcctgtTGTGCTTTTAGATCCGGTTCCAAGATGTCCAGAAATGGCAGACAGCCACCCTTCTCCATTCCATCATAAATTTAATACTCTCGTGGCCTGTGCACCATAGATGGAGCAATATTTGAAGAAGGAGAGTAACTTGACAGAGGTCACTCATATAATGGTTGTCTTTGCATATGCATCGTCACACCTATTTTTGGTATAAAAGTAGTGATGTGAACTAACGATCTCCAGCAGAACACTCAACTGAAGATGATTGAGTGATTGTCAGCTGAAGTATCATGGCATGAAGTTGATGTTATCAGGCTGCAATCGTGAAATTTTGTGGAATAAGGAATAACCCTCTTTAAATAAACTTCTTCTTAACACCAAAGGAGTGGAGCTATTCAATAGGAGTAGGTCATCATTTCAGCATTGTTTTCACAAGCGTAATTTACTGCATGAAAagtttttctctcagttgtttaTCATTGAGAGAAATGATATAGTGGTCTCGAGGTACCAATATCTGCATGCCACAAGGAGCATTTCATTCGAAGACATGGTGTGGTTGGATGAGACATGGGTTTACGCTTGTCTCATGTTGACCAAGGGGTGGATGGACCACACAGGACAAGTGATGACGAAAGCACCATTAGGAGAAGGTGACAGGTTAATGGTGCTTTACACTGGCTCTGTTTATTACTGGTCCACTTCAGGAAGCAAAGTAACTGTTGTGAGGAAATGAATGCTATAATTTTCATGGACTGGTTTTCTAGTGCTCTGTGGCAAAATATTCCTGTGAATTTGACAGTAGTGATGGACAATGTGCCATACCACTCTCTTGTGATAAAGGAAGCTCTAACAGTACAGTCGAGGGAAGTGGATATTTTACTTTGAGTACAAAGAATTGTTGTATTGAATAAAATAGAACCTGGAATGAATAAGGTAGAGTTAATGGAATTTGTAATTGAGCATAAAAGGGTCGAGGTCAAAGATAATGGGGCAAGAAACAAGAAGCAGCTTATGCTCAGTGAGGTTGAAAGCTGATAAAAGAAACCATTGCAGATGTTATCCTACAGGACTAGTTGTAATGTAGCAGAATAAGACAGTGTTAAATGAAGAATACAATTCCACACATATCGGAAATTGCTATACCATCATGCTGTGTTGTTTATGCAAAGGGCATGCAGAAGTTTAAATTgtaacatgtatgtatgtatgaaaacatgttaaattatgatgaaatgaaacCAGTGATATTCAGTTACAACCTATTTATAAGAAGATTGTATTGCAATCCAAAAATATGTTAAACATAATGTAAACATGAAGGCTGAAATTATTCTTTGTGGGATTAATACAGTGAAGAGTAATAGTAATTATGATAGAGCTGACTGCAGGATTCATGTTAGGAACAAAAGTTGTACTGTAATTGAAAAGCAATTAACAGAAAAGATTAAGGCATTATTAACGATGCTTGTTTCatgaaattttaatatgaaaaCAGATTTTTCAACTAGTAAGTGTATCATAGATATTGTCATGATTGGTAAAGCTAAAATCTTTAACCAGTTTTATGAAAgtgtataaatttaaattttaagttCAGTTATGCTCGATTTAAACAATATGTAGAAAGCTTCTGTAATTGTTGGATCTTATAACACCGTTAGTGACAGTAGTCGTGGCAGCAGTTAGTACATGCCAGTCTAGCATCAGCCTTACATCAGGTTTTGGGCACTAAACctattttaaaagtattttgtgtgttttgacTATGTTATTTTTTGGCAAACTTGTCCAAATTGCCTGACATTATGTAGAATTGAAACCAGGAGCTTCACACCTCAATCATCTCCTAGAATATCAGCAAGTTAAATAATTGAAATGTAACCACAAAAACTGATTACGTTTTGTGGTCTCGGGTAGTCAGCCATACCAGGAAGGTATGTTGAGGAGACATGGATTCATGATGGACTGCTGGAAGAACAAATTGAAGAGATGATCATTTCGGTTGGCTCCAGTAATGGTTCCAGGTCCAAAGAAGAGAACAGGGATTATTCCTCTGTCGGAGTCACTTCACTTAAACTATAGCTGTAAGTGTGTATAAAAGACTCGCTGatggaaaaaaatgagaaaatctaGATTTCGTTCCATTCAGTCACAAAATCTTGCAAAAACCCACCCAAAATTTGGAGAATGTAAAAGCGAAAGGACAACATCAGTTGAAGATACACAAGATTTGAAAATTTGGGAAGAACACATTATAAATCATGTAACCTGAAAGGATAAATGTAACACTGTTGTTACCTGGACATATGATAACTTTGTAGAAGTGCAGAGTTGTAACCAACAAGTCACCACAAGAAACTTGCAACAATGGGCACTTGCTGCTGTGAGTGAGTTTCTAGATTTGGAATTCAAAACCTCAGAAACATGATCAGAGAGGTCAAACAAAAGCATAAGATTCatcaaacagaaatttggaaatttaagaGAGATTGCCACTCTAGAGGAAACTCTTGCTGGGAAGAGAAGTTTTGAGTGGGGCTCAGgctcttacccccccccctccccctccccgttaTGACAAGGATTTTGTTATCAACATCGATCAGACAGGCAAGTGGAGAATCCTCATTCATTGACATCAGTTGAAATACTCTTTTTAACCTCACATACAACAAAATATTCACATTTGTATGTTCTCTTTGCAGGTTGCCAGTAGCAATTGACATACAACCAAATCCTGGACCATTGAGAGGAAAAAGTAGTTCTTGTGAAATGACGGTATATGAACAAAGTAAGCCACTTGTATAAAGTGCAGTATGCTGTAACCCTTCTGGAAAATTATTGCCAACAGTCTACATATGCCAATAAGAGAGTATTGGCCCTTTAGACTGAAGATTCAAACAATGGTGGATGATTATGTGGCAAAGTATGGGACTATCATCATTACTTATCACAATCTGGGAAACTTAGAGCAGTCttaaagaaaaagcttttgactgATGTAATGAACTCTTACACGCAGGGGAGCGAATTTCCTCTATTAATTTACTCTTGGCAAAAACAAACAAATCCACAATCATGGGATTAGATATTTAAGATGGTGAAGGATTGCCATTGTCCAGTATTAAAATGATCCCCCACTCTCCAGATACATTCTGCTAGTGCAACCTTACGATGTTTCTTGTTATTGTCAGGCAAAGAATTTGATAGAAAAgtttcaaaactgctcttatctcattGAGAGAGAAAAAGGAAACGCATCCCCATGAGGCtgtacattccattgtacatcaGCTATCCTTGCCGATATTTGGTGAAATGATGTGTTACACATGGTTCACTGCCAAACAGTGCATTGAGAGAGTACCTATTATAAATGTAAATCAAGTTTATTTTTctgtagaaactttaaaacaattaTGTACTTATAAAAGAACTAGGTGTAATTATAACATGTGTAAGGTGCTGAGAAAATTATTTCTTCCCCTGTTTTTACTATGAATATCAAACCAACATGCATAAATCACAACAGTAAAATAGTGCAAGTATCTAATTTTGTATACAACTTTCTTGTATACACCTCTCAattccttcctggaaatttatttgcaaaccTAAATTTTCCTGTTGTTTTAATGCCTGTTGTGAACGTATTAATAGATATAATATATTGAGCATTAATtcagtttattttcagtgtaagtaatgtaaaaattgaaaaataaaaaggaaaaaaaatgtttctgcAGAGGGATACAACCATCAGATTACCATTCCATACTCTTTCTGATGCACCAACTGCTCCCTGGAAACTACTCCAATGTAAATGGCTCATGCCTTGCCCAACCTGCAACAAAAACTGCTATTTTATTCTAAACACACAGCCATCTGGAGCTTCCACTTCTCTCACTTTTATTTCTGGCCAAACTGTGCGCATACTGTAACTTTGGATGAAATTCATAATGACGAGTAGCCATGATGTGCTTGTTATGTTTTTGTGGTTTGTTCTCCTTGCATTGCTTCACTGCTTCACTTCTCCTCATTCCCCGTTTATTTTGTAAGATTATTGAATTAGTCTTCTTGCTTAAAAATGTCAATTTATGGTTAATTGTTAAGACTGCTTGTACTGCATAGAGACACAGCAACAGTTTTCAGTGGTCACATATTTCATATCATTACATCTTCGTTGATTTCATCTCCTTTGCGCTATTCATCCCTCGTGGCTGAATAAATTACAGTCCTGCTCAACTCCGTtccaccagtggtgttatttccatGTAACCTGTTGTAGGACCTTTGGTAAAATGCTTAGAAATTGTAGCTGGAAACATCAGCAACAATGAATTTTTGAGCCAGGTGTGGAGTCATGCTCAGTTAAACTAATGGTTAAAGCAACTTTTATGAAAAGCAGGAAGTCTCTTTTTGAGTTCAGTTAGGGcacaaatttggaaattttaagTTTTGTGTGCTGAGAACCAATTGCTTTTTGTGTTGCATAAGACTGCAGAGGTGTCTGTGATCACAGTATTATATATAAATCTTTAGTGTTGCTTGCAGCTCGCATACGTTGCGTAGCTTTATGGTAGTACAACTAAATTACTTTTGTTCCAGCTCAAGATGCCAGTCGCGCATTGAATGTACTAAAGAGCAAAACTGCACCTTTAATAAAAAAACGCCAAGTTATGAGGACAACATTTGGTGACTACAGAGTCAAAATGTcggaggaggaaaagcaatttaacAAGAGTATGATAGCTTTTAAAATTAGATATATACTTTAATTAGTGCTTACACCACTAATCTTGTGTGAAGTGAAGTGGTTGTCTGTCTTTGTAGCAGAAGTTGTGTTATGGTAGAACCAGGAATTGGAAACTCAAGAATTCTTTAGATAAATGATTTAATTGAATTTGATGATTATCAAAAAATTGGCCTAAGAAGAAATGTAGAacttgagaaaatacaaaaatttcaagtTGCTGTGAAGGGAAACTGCAAAATTGATATAGTATAAATGGCTGATAGAAGGTGACTTCTGAAAATTATGATTGCAGCCAGAAAGGATTGTAAAATGAAAGACTGTGTAGAATTAGCAGtgtaaattgtaattgacaaaaatatttgtttagtgGATGTTAAATATGAGTACCATAATaactcatttgaaaaaaaaaaatttgcaaattttactgcatGCTTTATAAATTGTTACCTCTTTCTTTCTGTTGTGCTATATTTTAAAGTTCTTTGAAACGATCAGATTAATGTAATACCTAGAAAGGACATGACAGCATAGTAGGTGCAAATAATAAGACAGAATTGCTTCAGGGGCAAAATATTTGGTACTGCCAACAGTCAAACTTAAAAGTACATGACACTATCCTGCTTTTGAAACTTTTAGTTTCTTCCTGGGGCGGAGCAGACAAGGCGAAATATGTTGGAGAAGGTAACTCAGCCCCCAATTTAGAGACATATAtaagaggggcattcagtaagtaatgaacaCTTTTCTTTCCTGGTCCAATTGTGGTTGAAAAAACGCGAAATTTTTTTGTTGGGCATTTTGGGGAATTGCCacttcagcacctatagtttcatgacTTATAGGTGGCAGTGCAGTACTAGCCTTCAagatggcatctgtaatggagttGCATTCAAGCAGaaagctatcattgagtttcttttggcagaaaaccagagcatcaaaaATATTCATAGGTACCTGCAGAGTGTTtaaggagacctggcagtaaacaaaacctTCTTGAGTCATTGTGCATTGTGTccctcatcattgcaacaaggtcacacaaacctgtcagatctcctgTGTGCCagctggccacacacagctgtgacttatgtaatgttggaatgtgcagacactctcattcaaggtaatCGATGGATCACATGCTCAGCTGGgcatttctgttggtagtgctgacacacttgtccgtcagttggggtgctcaaaggtgtgtACCTGGCTGGGTCCTCGACACCTAACAGAAAGCCTTAAAGAGCAACAAAAGACCATCTAtgtggaattgcttgcacgttttGAGGCTGATCATGTGACCCTTTTTGTTTGAACATTGTCAcaggcagtgaaatattggttCATCCCTTCGAACCAGAAACAGAACTGCAATCCGTGTACTGGtgacacaccacctctcctccgaagaaaatgttcaaaactgCATcctgagccggtaaagtcatggtgaccgtcttctgggactctggaggctttattctgtctgatgtcctccctcaGGTTGCAACAATCATCTCTGAAATGTGTTGTGCTACTCTCGGGTAATTGAAGAAATGAGTTCAGTGtgtttgttgccacaaaaatgcaaatgaactactccatgacaatgcaaggcttcaCACAAGGTTGCGCAGTTGAGAGGTGCTCAcacaacttcattggactgttcttcctcgtgcaccctacagcccggatcttgcagcaccttcagacttccatctgtttggcctaatgatgGATTTACTCTGTTGGAAGTAGtatgtgggtgatggggaggttaatgATGTAGCAAGACTTTGGTTCAGGTATCGACCAGTAGAAGGGTATCGTGCAGGCATgcaggccctgccagtaaggtggtgCAAGGCCctcacattgaacagagattatgttggaaaataagattttgtagccaaaagagtggggagtaatatggtgtattggaatcctgaataaaaccaaactgttcTCAGAAAAAGTGTTGCAGTGCTTATTGGACTCCCCTCATACATTTAAGGTTTTGCCCTCTGCGTTATAACATAGAAAACCTTTTTATACTTTCTGTTATGTAAGCTAATCTAGAGTCATTAGATAAATACATTAGGTAGTACCACACCATAGtaggaaaaagaaaataatgaaatttgaaacACTCATTCATAAAAACATGAGGTTGCATGCTAATGACAATTCATATTTCTGAAGACTATTCTTAATCTCAGTTACAATGCATATATTTCAGTTTTTGACATGTATGTTTCTGCACTAGTTGAGTAGTTTCATTTTGACACTTCAGTCTGCTAAAAATGATATTAAGGAATTGATGATTACTCAGGCAACCAATTTTGTTAATATGAGGTATCATTACAACCATCGTCATCATATGTAAGAGACAGTCAGATGAAggcaagacagatggaaaaaagtaagtaaactatttattatttcaaaagtaaacaccataactgttaatacatttaccccagtGTGACACAAGatggtcaatgtcttcatggaaaaatgtttaaagctgcctacagaaccatgattgtacccaggcattcaCTTCATCATCTGGCTTATTGATGGCCATGAATctctttcttcaggtctccaaaaatgtggaaattgcatggggagaaatCAGAACTGTATgcgggatgtgtaagggcttcccagtgaaacttctgtggGTCTGTCCACATTTGCTGAGGTTGTTTCAACTACACTGCAAAATTTatgctgggaagtccttacacgtCCTCCGTAGAATCCTGTTCTCTGCCCATGCAATTTCAGTATTTTGGAGCCCTGagaaaagacatttgtggctgtcaatttgctttggatgaagaggtgcacgccagGGTACAATAAgcaactgtaaacatttttccatgaaggcattgtctgtcttgtgtcacagtggggtAGATGTATTAGTAGTCATGGCAATTACTTTTTGAAATCATGCCATATCTTCTACcttggtttcgttttctttctgtaCACAAAGTATACAGCAGCTCATATAAAAGAAACAGAAATGCTTTGAAGTCAATCATTTCTTGTAGGTTTCTTGTGTCTACCAAGTCTTTCTCTTTCACATGTGTCAGTTCTGAGTGGTTTGCCTCTATATCATGTAGAAAGAAAATACCGAACTTTAACACTTACTCAAGTCATGTGGGCCAGTTTatatctttattccttgacaatCTGTTGAGTCTCCAACTGCGGTCCACTGCTTGCATATTTCATAATACATTGGCTCTTATTTTGTAAGTATCATTTCACATACAAAGTGCTTATATTCAGCCTATCACTGTCATTTCTTTCCATCCAACCAGAATTATGAtctattattttcctttcttttctgtttaCATTTACTTGCAATCTTTCTTTGTATTTGTTATGTTTTAACGTCTTCCAAATGCACACATGGGTGTGCACATTCTGTATCCCCACCCCCAAATCCCATGGAAGTAAAAAAAAGACACAAGAGGGAGGGAGGCTGTAGAGTACAATCTACAGAAATGTCACACTATATATTGGAACAGGTTCCGACTGTATTGTTCCAATTCGTCAGTTAGCAATTTGATGTGAACTGTGTGATAACAACTCCACTGTTTATTAGGGTCTTCAGTTGCTCCAGCTGTACCCATTAATGTTGCTCCTGCATGTTTTCTAATTGCAGATACGTATACCAGATGTTTCAAGGTTGTAAATTGTTATCCAGATCTTATTTTGAAAACTTTGGTAGTTATTGCTGATCTTAGTTTTGTTGTATATTTCAGCAAAAACACAGCTGAGATTGGCTGCTGTAGAACCAGACAAAAAGTctcattttttcaaaaaatgttcttcATTGTCCAGCAGTACAACAACAAATGCTAAAGAAGAAGAGATGGACAACTGTGATGAGACAAAATGTACTGAAACCtctgaagacagaaaaaaattatatgaagCATTAAATGGAAGCTGTTTCAGATTCAACTTTGAATGACAGGTTTATGTAGAATTTTGTGATGTCatcaacaatattccatacataaatacacattttatttgaaatttcctTTGTTTATTGGACTTACAattctgtaaataaattttctatggaaaTTTATGTTTTGCAAATGTATGTGTCAGTAAAGAAATCTGTCATTTTATTAACACCTTTTTAAAACATGCAGAGACATTTATTAAAGAAAAGTAAAAACTGTTTCAAATGTATCACTCAAATGGCAATGTGAGACTTTTgcacaggg carries:
- the LOC126236763 gene encoding UPF0488 protein CG14286-like isoform X7, which codes for MGQNQSIMVMTKLLQVQKIAVNRHSSLLELYWCIRQLEAVLHTDKMTPRQAQDASRALNVLKSKTAPLIKKRQVMRTTFGDYRVKMSEEEKQFNKTKTQLRLAAVEPDKKSHFFKKCSSLSSSTTTNAKEEEMDNCDETKCTETSEDRKKLYEALNGSCFRFNFE
- the LOC126236763 gene encoding UPF0488 protein CG14286-like isoform X2; this translates as MWCRCLRDGRFQELEGHTSKGKNGSKPIHNGNDQIAASAEDSSEQTQQFQLELYWCIRQLEAVLHTDKMTPRQAQDASRALNVLKSKTAPLIKKRQVMRTTFGDYRVKMSEEEKQFNKTKTQLRLAAVEPDKKSHFFKKCSSLSSSTTTNAKEEEMDNCDETKCTETSEDRKKLYEALNGSCFRFNFE